One window from the genome of Cyclobacterium amurskyense encodes:
- a CDS encoding SMP-30/gluconolactonase/LRE family protein has product MNRVFPLICLLSVIFSFPVSAQIEVKKSLVAKNAELVKVGNGYGFTEGPAVDREGNVFFTDQPNNKIYQWKFGTGEIIEFTDASGRANGLYFNREGELIACADMDNQLWSFDKEGKSKVLIENFKGKKLNGPNDLWINPRGGIYLTDPLYERSYWERDPAMQQDGNHLYYLGKDGLQFFRVDENLVKPNGIVGSYDGKKLYVADIGAKKTYVYDIEEDGYLTNRQVFVEMGSDGMTIDNRGNLYLTGEGVTIFNNRGDKIGHIPVDAKWTANVCFGAGDRKTLFITASDAVYTLQMKVRGVW; this is encoded by the coding sequence ATGAATCGAGTATTTCCGTTGATTTGTTTGTTGTCTGTTATCTTCTCTTTCCCTGTTTCTGCCCAGATAGAAGTCAAAAAGAGTCTGGTAGCAAAAAATGCTGAATTAGTCAAAGTGGGAAATGGATATGGTTTTACAGAGGGACCTGCTGTAGACAGAGAAGGCAATGTGTTTTTTACAGATCAGCCAAACAATAAAATATACCAGTGGAAATTTGGAACTGGAGAGATAATTGAATTTACTGATGCCTCAGGAAGAGCCAATGGCTTGTACTTTAACCGTGAGGGTGAGTTAATTGCCTGTGCAGATATGGATAATCAGCTTTGGTCTTTCGATAAAGAAGGAAAGTCAAAGGTTTTGATTGAAAATTTTAAGGGCAAAAAACTAAATGGACCCAATGATTTATGGATTAATCCTCGAGGTGGGATTTATTTAACAGATCCCCTTTATGAAAGGAGTTATTGGGAAAGAGATCCTGCGATGCAGCAAGATGGAAACCACCTTTATTACCTTGGCAAAGATGGCTTGCAATTTTTCAGAGTAGATGAAAACCTTGTTAAACCAAATGGGATTGTAGGGTCTTACGATGGAAAGAAATTGTATGTGGCCGATATCGGTGCAAAGAAAACCTATGTTTACGATATAGAGGAAGATGGTTATTTGACCAATAGACAGGTTTTTGTGGAAATGGGCTCTGATGGAATGACCATTGACAATAGAGGTAATCTTTACCTTACCGGTGAGGGTGTGACCATTTTTAACAATAGAGGAGATAAGATTGGGCATATTCCAGTAGATGCGAAATGGACAGCTAATGTTTGTTTTGGCGCAGGAGATAGGAAGACATTGTTTATCACCGCTTCAGATGCTGTCTATACACTCCAAATGAAGGTGAGGGGTGTTTGGTAA